One genomic segment of Drosophila melanogaster chromosome 3L includes these proteins:
- the CG13252 gene encoding uncharacterized protein produces MPYSHTPRRCLHQMLIIYVLIFVSSATTLDQEPLPDLCQSVKCPPDAEMQCPADSSIRHNLLAVDLIKSNAVELPNASEMASAADGVSYNRGLISDEDYVQCCLNRKCVCKTCYIPDCPSDADEDVVVVELVPENNQTPGECCGTYECQAEPNCTVVRDTDFHWLKQCRRCKCESGLKICHKTCDERAEGVCQSKISGMFYKDGENWTENCKTCECEKGEPKCTMSFCGNLNCPSEQQVMLKDTCCPVCWPKCAPMPHEKQDDGSYEDYVDESETPEEDSLPPLLPDPLTTQQSAELVATSTTTSSNGTTSTTVVPLAATVNCNNAFDQPKVVEVVNQTNYYFYWLVPYSVIASIAIVVMSFYIYQQRAKKRSYDPVSILDHSI; encoded by the coding sequence TTGACCAGGAGCCCTTGCCGGATTTGTGTCAGTCGGTTAAATGCCCTCCGGATGCCGAAATGCAATGCCCGGCGGACAGTTCCATACGCCATAACCTACTTGCGGTGGACCTGATTAAATCGAATGCGGTGGAGTTGCCCAACGCGAGTGAGATGGCGTCAGCCGCCGACGGGGTATCCTACAATAGAGGTCTGATCTCCGATGAGGATTACGTCCAGTGCTGCTTGAACCGGAAGTGCGTATGCAAGACCTGTTACATTCCGGACTGTCCCTCGGATGCGGACGAGGacgtggtggtggttgaactgGTGCCGGAGAATAATCAAACGCCCGGAGAATGTTGCGGCACCTACGAGTGCCAGGCGGAGCCAAATTGCACCGTGGTGCGGGACACTGACTTCCACTGGCTGAAGCAATGCAGGCGATGCAAGTGCGAGTCCGGACTGAAGATATGCCACAAGACTTGCGATGAGAGGGCCGAAGGTGTGTGCCAGTCGAAGATTTCGGGCATGTTCTACAAGGATGGGGAGAACTGGACAGAGAACTGCAAGACGTGCGAATGCGAAAAGGGGGAGCCGAAGTGCACGATGTCCTTCTGCGGCAACCTCAACTGTCCCAGTGAACAGCAGGTGATGCTCAAGGACACCTGTTGTCCGGTTTGCTGGCCCAAGTGTGCGCCGATGCCGCACGAGAAGCAGGACGATGGGTCCTACGAGGATTATGTCGATGAGTCCGAGACGCCGGAGGAGGATTCCTTGCCGCCACTGTTGCCTGATCCACTTACCACGCAGCAAAGTGCCGAGCTAGTAGCCACTAGCACCACCACAAGCAGCAATGGCACGACCTCAACCACAGTGGTGCCACTCGCCGCCACCGTAAATTGCAACAACGCCTTTGACCAACCGAAAGTCGTAGAGGTGGTAAACCAGACCAACTATTATTTCTACTGGCTTGTGCCCTATTCGGTTATAGCTTCAATTGCGATTGTGGTAATGAGCTTCTATATTTACCAGCAGCGTGCCAAGAAACGTTCCTACGATCCGGTCTCTATTCTAGACCACAGCATCTAA